A DNA window from Guyparkeria halophila contains the following coding sequences:
- a CDS encoding NAD(P)H-dependent glycerol-3-phosphate dehydrogenase: MSEPERTRIAVLGAGSWGTALAALLAANGARVRLWARDAEQAAAIDRDHQNARYLPGIELPETLRAGSDLSWAVEDADQVWLVLPTKILGEFLGEHAAALPRSATYVTASKGFEPGTGRRIDELVAGALGDVSFAVVSGPTFAIEVAHGRPAALAVGSRDRAVAERVAEALRNDHIRCYPSSDVVGIELAGGLKNVLAIAAGVSDGFGFGANTRAALITRGLAEIMRLGEAMGARMETFTGLAGLGDLVLTCTDDHSRNRQFGLRLAKGESVEAAVAAIGQAVEGISAAREGHRLAQAQGQDMPITEGVYRVLYEGLPARQAVAELLARDPRPED; encoded by the coding sequence ATGAGTGAACCGGAGCGCACACGGATCGCGGTGCTCGGGGCCGGCTCCTGGGGTACCGCGCTGGCTGCCCTGCTGGCGGCCAACGGGGCCCGGGTCCGCCTGTGGGCGCGTGACGCCGAGCAGGCGGCGGCCATCGACCGTGATCATCAGAACGCACGTTACCTGCCGGGAATCGAGCTGCCCGAGACCCTGCGCGCCGGCTCGGACCTGTCCTGGGCGGTCGAGGATGCCGACCAGGTCTGGCTGGTGCTGCCGACCAAGATCCTGGGCGAGTTCCTCGGCGAGCACGCCGCGGCCCTGCCGCGATCGGCCACTTACGTCACCGCCTCCAAGGGGTTCGAGCCCGGCACCGGGCGGCGTATCGACGAACTGGTGGCCGGGGCGCTGGGTGACGTGTCGTTCGCCGTGGTTTCGGGGCCAACCTTTGCCATCGAGGTGGCACACGGCCGGCCGGCGGCGCTGGCCGTCGGCAGCCGGGACCGGGCCGTCGCCGAGCGGGTGGCCGAGGCCTTGCGCAACGACCATATCCGCTGCTACCCCAGCAGCGACGTGGTGGGGATCGAGCTGGCCGGCGGGCTGAAGAACGTACTGGCGATCGCCGCCGGCGTCTCCGACGGGTTCGGCTTCGGCGCCAACACCCGCGCGGCCCTGATCACGCGTGGCCTGGCGGAGATCATGCGCCTGGGCGAGGCGATGGGTGCGCGGATGGAGACCTTCACCGGCTTGGCCGGGCTGGGTGACCTGGTACTGACCTGCACCGACGATCATTCGCGCAATCGGCAGTTTGGCTTGCGTCTGGCCAAGGGCGAGTCGGTGGAAGCGGCGGTCGCGGCCATCGGCCAGGCGGTCGAGGGCATCAGTGCCGCGCGCGAGGGACACCGCCTGGCCCAGGCCCAGGGTCAGGACATGCCGATCACCGAGGGCGTCTACCGGGTGCTCTACGAAGGGCTGCCGGCTCGGCAGGCCGTCGCCGAACTGCTGGCCCGAGATCCGCGTCCTGAGGACTGA
- the secB gene encoding protein-export chaperone SecB, giving the protein MAEGENSAAGNGQATEGNEQQFFVQKIYLKDLSFESPQAPDIFTRDDWKPEVNVQVGNNATRLSDAAFETELTITVTATVDEKTIYLAEVQYGGVFTIKGFDDATRRQLLGAYCPTLIFPYIRETVGDLVMKGGFPQMVLQPINFDALYAQHEQQRAAQADQASDARPN; this is encoded by the coding sequence ATGGCAGAGGGCGAAAACAGCGCCGCCGGCAACGGCCAGGCGACGGAAGGCAACGAACAGCAGTTCTTCGTGCAGAAGATCTATCTCAAGGACCTGTCCTTCGAGTCGCCGCAGGCGCCGGATATCTTCACGCGCGATGACTGGAAGCCCGAGGTCAACGTCCAGGTGGGCAACAACGCCACCCGCCTGAGCGATGCCGCCTTCGAGACCGAACTGACGATCACCGTTACTGCGACCGTCGACGAGAAGACCATCTATCTCGCCGAAGTGCAGTATGGCGGGGTGTTCACCATCAAGGGTTTCGATGACGCCACCCGTCGACAGCTGCTGGGCGCCTACTGCCCCACGCTGATCTTCCCCTACATTCGCGAGACGGTCGGCGACCTGGTGATGAAGGGCGGCTTCCCGCAGATGGTCCTTCAGCCGATCAACTTCGACGCCCTGTACGCTCAGCACGAGCAGCAGCGGGCGGCGCAGGCGGACCAAGCGTCGGACGCCCGGCCGAACTGA
- the trxC gene encoding thioredoxin TrxC encodes MSESRHVVCPGCGAVNRLPVERLGDGKCGRCRQPLFPGQPVTLDEAGFDRHVARNDLPVLVDFWAEWCGPCKMMAPTFDQLAREFRGRLVVAKLETERAPAVSARFGIRSIPTMILFSGGREIDRLSGALPAAQLTQWLAGHGIR; translated from the coding sequence ATGAGTGAATCCAGACACGTGGTCTGCCCCGGCTGCGGGGCGGTCAATCGGCTGCCGGTCGAACGCCTCGGTGACGGCAAGTGTGGGCGTTGCCGCCAGCCCCTGTTTCCCGGTCAGCCGGTGACACTGGATGAGGCCGGGTTCGATCGACACGTCGCCCGTAACGACCTGCCCGTACTGGTCGATTTCTGGGCCGAATGGTGCGGACCCTGCAAGATGATGGCCCCTACCTTCGACCAGTTGGCGCGAGAATTCCGCGGCCGGCTGGTGGTCGCCAAGCTCGAGACCGAGCGGGCGCCGGCCGTCTCGGCGCGCTTCGGCATCCGCAGCATCCCGACCATGATCCTTTTCTCCGGCGGTCGCGAGATCGACCGCCTTTCCGGTGCCCTGCCGGCCGCGCAACTGACACAGTGGCTGGCCGGGCACGGTATCCGTTGA
- the grxC gene encoding glutaredoxin 3, with protein MTAESAASSGQPPIVVYQSPLCPFCHFAKRLLKKRGLTFESINVQLSSAKKQEMIQRAKRLTVPQIFIGETHVGGYDELAALDRDDRLMPLVEAEARRAAGEPPVEGG; from the coding sequence ATGACGGCCGAATCCGCCGCTTCGAGCGGTCAGCCGCCGATCGTCGTCTACCAGAGTCCGCTCTGTCCCTTCTGTCATTTCGCCAAGCGCCTGCTGAAAAAGCGCGGGCTGACGTTCGAGTCGATCAACGTCCAGCTGTCGTCGGCCAAGAAGCAGGAGATGATCCAGCGGGCCAAGCGGCTCACGGTGCCGCAGATCTTCATCGGTGAGACGCACGTGGGCGGTTACGACGAGCTGGCCGCGCTGGATCGTGACGATCGACTGATGCCGCTGGTGGAGGCCGAGGCACGTCGCGCCGCCGGTGAACCGCCGGTCGAGGGAGGCTGA
- a CDS encoding rhodanese-like domain-containing protein codes for MESYIDFLARHWVLSTVAAVLIVLLVSNELSRRLQKFKTLDPAEVARKAGRDGVALIDVREDNEWKAGHIKGARHIPLGKLEKKLGDIKGEGPDEVVLYCRSGNRSATAANILVKGGFENVSHLGGGILAWEGQNYPVSKGR; via the coding sequence ATGGAATCCTATATCGATTTCCTCGCTCGCCACTGGGTGCTGTCCACCGTGGCGGCCGTTCTGATCGTGCTGCTCGTCAGCAACGAGCTTTCCCGTCGCCTGCAGAAGTTCAAGACACTCGACCCGGCCGAGGTCGCCCGCAAGGCCGGCCGTGACGGCGTGGCCCTGATCGATGTCCGTGAAGACAACGAATGGAAGGCCGGGCATATCAAGGGCGCGCGCCATATTCCGCTGGGCAAGCTGGAAAAGAAGCTCGGCGACATCAAGGGCGAGGGCCCCGACGAAGTGGTGCTGTACTGCCGTTCGGGCAACCGTTCGGCCACGGCGGCGAACATCCTGGTCAAGGGTGGTTTCGAGAACGTCAGCCACCTCGGTGGTGGCATCCTGGCGTGGGAAGGCCAGAACTACCCCGTCAGCAAGGGCAGGTGA
- a CDS encoding YgaP family membrane protein, protein MTTDRYVRIIAGLMILATLALAHVTGQADLGQLSWLWLTAFIGLNLFQSGITRFCPLDSILAKMGVRRAC, encoded by the coding sequence ATGACTACCGATCGCTACGTTCGCATCATTGCCGGATTGATGATCCTGGCCACCCTGGCCCTGGCGCATGTCACGGGTCAGGCGGATCTCGGTCAGCTTTCCTGGCTGTGGTTGACGGCGTTCATTGGCCTGAACCTGTTTCAGAGTGGCATCACGCGCTTCTGCCCGCTGGATTCGATTCTGGCCAAGATGGGCGTGCGCCGGGCCTGCTAG
- a CDS encoding ArsR/SmtB family transcription factor — MNLETEEYPATRLMGRSDDIERASRSLKAMSHPLRLKILCVLGDNELSVQQIVEAVGTTQSNISQHLAILRDKGILASRKDANRVFYRVSDARTLRLIGMMQEVFCPLN; from the coding sequence ATGAATTTGGAAACCGAGGAATATCCTGCCACCCGGCTGATGGGCCGCTCCGATGACATCGAGCGCGCTTCGCGGTCGCTCAAGGCGATGTCACACCCGCTCCGGCTGAAGATCCTGTGCGTGCTGGGCGACAACGAGCTCAGTGTCCAGCAGATCGTCGAGGCCGTCGGCACGACCCAGAGCAACATCTCCCAGCATCTGGCCATCCTGCGTGACAAGGGCATCCTTGCCTCGCGTAAGGATGCCAACCGCGTGTTCTACCGGGTCTCCGACGCGCGGACGCTGCGCCTGATCGGCATGATGCAGGAAGTTTTTTGCCCGCTTAATTAG
- a CDS encoding murein hydrolase activator EnvC family protein, whose protein sequence is MSPPPAGPFGRAARRFVLAVLMTLAPAVLAEAAIEERIEAQREVIESTEKERVAARESLAELQKRMAFLEEKARELDAERSELESRQRTLDQREAELREGLARRRAELERRLQAAYPLTRGSVLQALLGDGDALQTDRDLHYLRALIRPVQQAQQALEAQRTRLAENRAAIASTDRELREAGARLDGHHEAVGENLAEQQKLLASLGETLDEQQQELKNLLDRKRRLDREVAAAQKAAEAAAKAEAERRRAERERAERAERAKAEQPAHQERPSPPRQAPPTQVRDDGSIPIAGQIKRRFGETLPQGRLRNEGVIFHVAGASAVRAVDAGRVAFAGTLKGWGQLVMLRHNGDFLSLYAHCRSLDVAKGDHVARGDRLCTSGIIDADQEGLYVEVRRGNRPIDPGRWPAWRKVVGG, encoded by the coding sequence GTGTCTCCGCCGCCCGCCGGCCCGTTCGGGCGGGCGGCCCGGCGGTTCGTACTGGCCGTGCTGATGACGCTCGCCCCGGCAGTCCTGGCCGAGGCGGCCATCGAAGAGCGCATCGAGGCCCAGCGCGAGGTAATCGAGTCCACCGAGAAGGAACGGGTGGCCGCGCGCGAATCCCTGGCCGAGCTGCAAAAGCGCATGGCCTTCCTGGAAGAGAAGGCGCGCGAACTGGACGCGGAGCGCAGCGAGCTCGAATCCCGGCAGCGGACACTCGATCAACGCGAGGCCGAACTGCGTGAGGGACTGGCCCGGCGACGCGCCGAACTCGAGCGCCGCCTGCAGGCGGCCTACCCCCTGACGCGGGGCAGCGTGCTGCAGGCCTTGCTGGGCGATGGCGATGCCCTGCAGACCGACCGCGACCTGCACTACCTGCGTGCGCTGATCCGCCCCGTCCAACAGGCCCAGCAAGCCCTCGAGGCGCAGCGAACCAGACTGGCGGAGAATCGCGCCGCGATAGCATCGACCGATCGCGAGTTGCGCGAGGCCGGGGCGCGCCTCGATGGTCATCATGAGGCCGTCGGCGAGAACCTTGCTGAACAACAAAAACTACTGGCCTCGCTGGGCGAGACCCTGGATGAACAACAGCAGGAGTTAAAGAACCTGCTGGATCGCAAGCGACGCCTCGACCGCGAGGTGGCGGCCGCCCAGAAAGCCGCCGAAGCCGCCGCCAAGGCCGAGGCGGAACGCCGCCGGGCCGAGCGCGAACGGGCCGAACGGGCCGAACGGGCAAAGGCCGAGCAACCGGCTCATCAGGAACGGCCTTCGCCGCCCAGGCAAGCGCCCCCGACCCAGGTCCGCGACGACGGCAGCATCCCGATCGCCGGACAGATCAAACGTCGCTTTGGCGAGACCCTGCCACAGGGCCGTCTGCGCAACGAGGGCGTGATCTTCCATGTCGCCGGCGCCAGTGCGGTTCGCGCGGTCGATGCCGGGCGCGTGGCATTCGCCGGCACGCTCAAGGGCTGGGGACAGCTGGTGATGTTGCGCCACAATGGCGACTTCCTCTCGCTCTACGCCCATTGCCGCTCACTGGATGTCGCCAAGGGCGACCACGTTGCCCGTGGCGACCGCCTTTGCACGTCGGGGATCATCGATGCCGACCAGGAAGGCCTGTACGTCGAGGTGCGTCGGGGCAACCGTCCCATCGACCCGGGGCGCTGGCCCGCATGGCGCAAGGTGGTCGGCGGCTGA